Genomic segment of Peribacillus frigoritolerans:
ATTTTAAAATCAAATTCTACCATCGATGTCCATGCAGAAATTGCTGCTGAGTTCATGGTGATGAATCATAAGCATTTCAGCAAAGATTCAGTCTGTATTTTTACATCTGTATCCGGGACTACTCAAGAAACAGTTGCAGCGGCTGAATATTGTAAAGGAAAAGGCGCCACTACAATCGCTTTAGTTGCAGAGCCAAATACTCCGTTAACACAAATTGCGGATTACTGTATAACGACAGGTTCTGAAACGCACTCTTTTGATACTTTCTTTATGCTTTTGTACATGGTCGTCTTCCGTTTCATGCATAACAACAATGAATTCCCGCAATATGAACAATTCACGAAGGAGGTTTCTCTACTTCCGCGTGCAATTCTAGATGCCGTTAAATCTTTTGACAAAAAAGCAGAGGAATTTGCCATTACACATAAAGATACGGATTACCACATGATGGTCGGTTCTGGTAACCTATGGGGAAACACTTATTCATATGCAATGTGCATTTTAGAGGAAATGCAATGGATCCAGGCGAAATCCATCCACGCTGCAGAGTTTTTCCATGGTACGCTTGAACTTGTTGTTGAAGATACAAGTGTTATTTTACTAAAAGGAGAAGATGAAACTAGACCGCTGATGGACCGTGTAGAGAGATTTGTAGAAAATATCTCGAAAAATTTAACGGTTATTGATACCAAAAGCTTTGAAATGGAAGGTATCAGCGAAGAATTCAGAAAGCACTTTTCTGTTAGTATTAACTGGTCAGTATTAAGTCGAATCAGCGTTTACCTTGAGCGTGAAAGAAATCATCCATTAACACTTAGAAGATACTATCGCCAAATGGAATATTAAGATATGTGGAGCACTACTTAGTAGTGCTCATTTCTTAAGTTTAAAGAAAGCGGGGGAAAAAGATGAGAACGGTTTCAATCGGAGATAACTGTATGGATGTATATCAAAGGAAAGGGGAGGTCTATCCTGGCGGTAATTCTTTAAATGTGGCTGTCTATTTAAGAGGGTTAGGTGCTGAATCTGCTTATATTGGCTGGGTGGGCTCCGATCAATACAGTGAAAAAATGGTTAAAGCGATTCAGGAAAAAGGTGTTGATATTTCTCATCTTTCGCGGAAAGAAGGAAAAACAGCTGTTACTTTTGTTGAAATGGTAGGAAATGACCGCAGGTTTGGAGAATACGACGAAGGTGTCATGGAACATTTCTGTTTAACGACGGAAGAACTCCATTACATTCAAACATATCAGCTTATACATTCAGGGATTTGGGGACATGCGGATAAGTACTATTCCTTTTTTAAAGAAAAAGGTATGCTCACGTCTTTTGATTTCTCAGATCAGCTAGATCATGATCTGGTGAAGACTTTACCTCAGTTTGTTGATTATCCTTTTTTCTCTTATACGAAGGATGATGCTTTTATCCGCCAGTTTTTAAAGGATGTAAAAAGTCAAGGAGCTAAAATTGCGGTCGCCACTTTAGGTGAAAATGGTTCACTTGCCTATGATGGCATTCAATTTTATCAATGCGGTGTCGTTGAAGATAATGTGGTCGATACGATGGGGGCGGGGGATTCCTTCATTTCCGGTTTTATTTATGGAATATTGAAAGGCCAATCCATCGGCAATTGTTTAGAATTGGGCACTGAGTCTGCTGCGAAGACAATTAGATATTTCGGTGCGTGGTGACTGGGACTGGAAATAATGTATAATAGATAATAAATAATAAATTTTGACGGATAAGGATGAATTTAATATGAATTTAAATCCTTCAACCCCCCAGCCATTATATATGCAAATAAGGCAAATGTTGAAGAATGATATTCAGAACGGTAAATACAAACCAGATGAACAGATCCCAACCGAAGCAGAGCTTTGTGAAACTTATAACGTTAGCCGCATTACCATACGAAAAGCAATAGAGGAATTGGTGAAGGAAGGAACACTGACACGTATTCCGCGCAGGGGTACCTTTGTTGCATCTAATAAGTTTCATAATGAGTTGTTATCCATAAGTGGATTCTCAGAGTTTAGTCATCAGCTAGGGAAGATACCGAATTCCCGGATTTTAAGAAGTGAGGTCATAACCGCCCCAAAAGATGTTGCAGGTCATCTCCTCATTGAAGAAGGAAGCCCCGTTCTCGAACTTGAGCGACTCATGTATGTAGATGAGCGTCCACTTTTCTACGATACCGCTCATTATTCGTTACTTCGTTTTCCGGATTTAGAAAAGAAGATTGCAAGGGATGAATCAACTTATAAGATCCTTTTGGAAGATTACCATACAGAAATAGTCAGTAACGATAAAATTATAGACGTCATTGGTGCTACAAAAATCTATGCTAAATATTTAGAATGCGATATTGGCGCGAATTTATTTAGAATAGTGAAGATTGCTTTCGATGCAAACGACCAACCTGTACATCTCTCAACGTTCATGTGTGAAACCAACAAGGTCAATCTGACTGTTCATCGGGCAAAATAGGTCATGCCAATAATTTGGCATGACCTATTTAAATATCTAGTTTTGATTTTCCTCCTCCAAACTTTCTTCATTGATCATGGCATTTAAAATATCCTTACAATTAAAACATAAGATATTCTTGTTATCTAACAAAATACCGTTCAGAAAACCTGCCGTACAATACACATCACGTGCACAGCGAACACAAAAGCCAACTAGTTCATCCATTGATACATCCCCCTACTCAGG
This window contains:
- the frlD gene encoding fructoselysine 6-kinase produces the protein MRTVSIGDNCMDVYQRKGEVYPGGNSLNVAVYLRGLGAESAYIGWVGSDQYSEKMVKAIQEKGVDISHLSRKEGKTAVTFVEMVGNDRRFGEYDEGVMEHFCLTTEELHYIQTYQLIHSGIWGHADKYYSFFKEKGMLTSFDFSDQLDHDLVKTLPQFVDYPFFSYTKDDAFIRQFLKDVKSQGAKIAVATLGENGSLAYDGIQFYQCGVVEDNVVDTMGAGDSFISGFIYGILKGQSIGNCLELGTESAAKTIRYFGAW
- a CDS encoding SIS domain-containing protein, encoding MLKFDEELFLNLVEKEGLAFRGQIEEIVDGITKRGYSNIFLIGAGGTIAMMYPYEYILKSNSTIDVHAEIAAEFMVMNHKHFSKDSVCIFTSVSGTTQETVAAAEYCKGKGATTIALVAEPNTPLTQIADYCITTGSETHSFDTFFMLLYMVVFRFMHNNNEFPQYEQFTKEVSLLPRAILDAVKSFDKKAEEFAITHKDTDYHMMVGSGNLWGNTYSYAMCILEEMQWIQAKSIHAAEFFHGTLELVVEDTSVILLKGEDETRPLMDRVERFVENISKNLTVIDTKSFEMEGISEEFRKHFSVSINWSVLSRISVYLERERNHPLTLRRYYRQMEY
- a CDS encoding GntR family transcriptional regulator; the encoded protein is MNLNPSTPQPLYMQIRQMLKNDIQNGKYKPDEQIPTEAELCETYNVSRITIRKAIEELVKEGTLTRIPRRGTFVASNKFHNELLSISGFSEFSHQLGKIPNSRILRSEVITAPKDVAGHLLIEEGSPVLELERLMYVDERPLFYDTAHYSLLRFPDLEKKIARDESTYKILLEDYHTEIVSNDKIIDVIGATKIYAKYLECDIGANLFRIVKIAFDANDQPVHLSTFMCETNKVNLTVHRAK